A genome region from Pseudorca crassidens isolate mPseCra1 chromosome 20, mPseCra1.hap1, whole genome shotgun sequence includes the following:
- the ACP7 gene encoding LOW QUALITY PROTEIN: acid phosphatase type 7 (The sequence of the model RefSeq protein was modified relative to this genomic sequence to represent the inferred CDS: inserted 2 bases in 2 codons; deleted 1 base in 1 codon; substituted 2 bases at 2 genomic stop codons) produces the protein MCSPRPCWSCCCLLLCFSLGVQGSPKAPSAAPEQVHLSYPGETGCMTVTWTTWVPTPSEVQLFRLQIWGPLPLRAQGTFSPSMDGGILWRKLYIHQRITLQGLLPRVQYVYCCGSTQGWSRRFLFRALKTGPHWSPCLAVFGDIGTDNPRALPXLCSDTQQGRYDAVLHVGDFFYNMDQDNTHVRDKFMNLIEPVAASLPYMXCPGNHEDRYNFSNYKARFIMPGDSEGLWYSWDLGPIHIISFSTEVYFFLHYGXHLVERQFRWLESDLQKGNKNPAAPPWGHRPRYCSTADWDDCTWHESKVRTPSLGKRGLLGKFYELEDLFYKYGVDLQLWAHERSYECLWPIYNYHVFNGSREMPNTHPCVPVHIITGSAGCEERLTPLTLFPWPWSAVRIKEYGYTRLHNLNETRVHIQQVSDDQDGKIVDNVXVVRPLLGRMMYLWGWRQLSSGTLGLAT, from the exons atGTGCTCCCCTCGTCCCTGCTGGTCCTGCTGCTGTCTGCTTCTCTGTTTCTCCCTGGGAGTCCAGGGGTCCCCAAAGGCTCCCAGCGCTGCCCCTGAGCAAGTCCACCTGTCCTACCCAG gtGAGACAGGCTGCATGACTGTAACTTGGACCACATGGGTCCCAACCCCCTCGGAAGTGCAGTTGTTCAGGCTGCAGATATGGGGGCCCCTGCCCCTCCGGGCTCAGGGCACCTTCAGCCCCTCTATGGATGGGGGCATTCTCTGGCGGAAGCTCTACATACACCAA CGAATCACACTGCAGGGGCTGCTGCCCAGGGTCCAGTATG TTTACTGCTGCGGCAGTACTCAGGGCTGGAGCCGTCGGTTCCTCTTCAGGGCCCTGAAGACTGGGCCCCACTGGAGCCCCTGTCTGGCTGTGTTTGGGGACATAGGGACTGACAATCCTAGGGCCCTACCCTGACTGTGCAGTGACACCCAGCAGGGCAGGTACGACGCTGTTCTTCATGTGG GAGACTTTTTCTACAACATGGATCAGGACAACACTCACGTCAGGGACAAGTTCATGAATCTCATTGAACCTGTGGCCGCCAGCCTGCCATACA CGTGTCCTGGGAATCACGAAGACCGCTA CAACTTCTCCAACTACAAAGCTCGCTTCATCATGCCAGGGGACAGTGAAGGCCTGTGGTACAG CTGGGATCTGGGCCCGATACACATCATTTCCTTCTCCACCGAGGTATATTTCTTTCTCCATTACG GCCACCTGGTAGAGAGACAGTTTCGCTGGCTGGAGAGCGACCTCCAG AAAGGCAATAAGAACCCAGCAGCGCCGCCGTGGGGTCACCGGCCCAGGTACTGTTCCACTGCTGATTGGGATGACTGCACCTGGCATGAAAGCAAGGTGAGGACCCCCTCCCTGGGGAAAAG AGGCCTCCTCGGCAAGTTCTATGAGTTGGAGGATCTTTTCTATAAATACG GGGTGGACCTGCAGCTGTGGGCTCACGAACGCTCCTATGAATGCCTGTGGCCAATTTACAACTACCAT GTATTTAATGGCAGCCGAGAGATGCCCAACACCCACCCTTGTGTCCCCGTCCACATCATCACCGGATCTGCC GGTTGTGAGGAGCGGCTGACCCCCTTAACCCTCTTCCCGTGGCCCTGGAGCGCCGTGCGCATCAAAGAGTATGGGTACACACGGCTACACAACCTCAATGAGACCCGTGTCCACATCCAGCAGGTGTCTGATGACCAG GATGGGAAGATTGTGGACAATGTCTGAGTGGTGAGACCTCTGCTTGGCCGGATGATGTACCTCTGGGGATGGAGACAGCTCTCATCAGGAACCCTGGGCCTTGCTACCTAG